The sequence TGACGTAATGTCCGAACAGCTTCAAGTAGATAGTTAAAACCCTTTTCAATTGAAAGACGGCCGATTGAACCGATGATGTGACCCGTATTGGTAAATTGCCTTATCTTAGCAAAAAGTCGTGTATCTTCTTCTGATTTTTCATGATAAGAAAAATCAATCCCGTTATTAATGACTGATATTTTATTATGGGGGAGTGACCGGATTTTAGGTTTATCCAGCATTCCCTGGTTCACCAAAACAATTTGATCAACAAAACGAAGACTGAATGCATCTAACTCCTCATTGATTCTCATTTTCGACCAGCCACCTGTGCTGGTCCACCCATGCAAGGTTGAAATAATTGGAATTCGGCGGACCCATAATGGCAAAAATCCCAGCATGATATTTGTTTTGTACCCATGGGAATGCAGAATATCAATATTCTCACGTCTAGCGTACCTTAGAATATCCAAAGCTCCCATAATATTGGGGCCTGGTTTCATGTCAAATGTTTTTAGGATCAATCCACGCAGCATAGCTTCTGTTTCAATAGGTTTTTCCGGAATTCCTTTCTTCCGGATACTTCCGATGACAGGGCTTAAACCTATTTTACGTTGTTCTGTTGCAAGATTTAGAAGCATGATCTCAGCACCATATAGGCCGCCACTGTCAATTAGATGTAATATTTTCATAGCATTATTAAATTGTTAAAAATTTATAAATAAGGTTAATGCGTATGCTAAAATTCGTTTAATCCTCATACGGATTCGTGGATGTCCCTTTTGATATCCGTATTGAGCGACGAAGCTTCAAAGCATATTCCCTGAAATGCCTTGGACGTATCTTGTAGAATTTTTTAAGAATTTTCCATGGCGTCATCTCATTCTTAAATCGCAAATCCCATTCTCGTTTAATAGAGTATAATTTCCATAGAAAATCATAGCGGTCAAGATGTAAATTCTTGCATAAAATTTGATATCTTATAGCTCTTTGTTTGTCCAGATCAATTGATACAGTTGCATCTTCGTTTATTCGGGTATAAATTTGTATAGTTTTTATGACACAATTCTCATTTATATCAAATTTAAGCATCATACTATTTCTGTTTTGAATGTTCATTATTGATTTATAATATTTCTTACTACCATCTTCCTTTATAATAGGCCAGAAAAACTCATCAAAGATGAAATTACCGCCACTATAGGAGACTACTGAATTATATATATATTCTTCTCCTTGCAAAACATGAGGATGATGTCCAATTAAAACATTCGCACCGGCTTCAATAATTTTCTTTGCCAATATTCGCTGGGATGGTGAGGGATAACTATAGTTTTCAATTCCCCAATGTAACATGACAACGATTATGTCTACATTTTCCTGAACGTTCTTAATCGTATCCAAAAGTTCATCTTCCTGCAGGTATGCTACACCTGGACTTTGATCACCAGCATAGCACCTTGATGAAACCTCAACAGAGCTCCGTCCAAAAAATGCAACTTTTTTTTGAGATATTTCAACAACAACTGGCGAACAAGCCTCATGCCTGTTTCGCCCAGCCCCGACATGCATAATCCCTGCATCATCTAGGGCTTTAATTGTGCTGAAAAGCCCTTGTTCACCAAAATCCATCATATGGTTATTGGCAACACTTACGAGTCCAACGCCCATTTGTTTCAGTATGGTTGCCCACTTTGTACTTCCCCGTAAGGTACACTTGCCTGGTACTGAATCCATGGATTGATCCACCAGGGGAGACTCAAGGTTCGCAATAACCATATCAGCAGAACAAAAAAATGGGCGCATTTCATTCAACAGGCTATCCGAAGGATTGTCTTCAAACCGTCCTTTAAATGAAATATCACCCACTGAGATTAATTGAACGTTCTTTTGTTGCATTTGCTGGTCATCCTTAATTTGAGATACTGCTTTCTTATTCAATACGTTCACTCGTAAATCAACGGGTTAAGATGCCTAATTATCAAAATAAATCTATATATCATCATCATTCATGATATATAATCAAAGAAAAGATATAAAAAAGGAGGCCATATGGCCTCCTTTTTTAATTGTAACATGATTTTTTTTAATTATGGAGTATTATTCAATCCGACACCTGCCATAGGCACTACTGGCCCACAGCTTCCAACATAGATCTTTGATAAAGCATGTAATCTGCCAGTTTGGGTACTGAAACCTGTCCAATCGATATCGTTAGAGCGGTCCGCGCCACTAAAATACAATTCGCTCTGATCTGTTGAGGGACATAAGTATACTGATGGGCTAACCAACATATAGGTCACATAATAATCTTTTCCGGATTGAATATTAAACGTTACAGGGTCACTCACAACGTCACCACCGGCAGGAACAGTCACTTCTGCTGTTCCCCAATTGATAATTGAAGCCCCGCTAAATGTCACTTTAGTCCAAGTTGAATCCACAACGGCACCTACGCCACCATTTGCGTCCCTTTCTGCAATCGAAACTTCTTTTATTCTGTAATCACCTGAATTCCTTCCGTTAAACTCAATTTTCACCTGATTACCTGAATTCACAATTGAACTCCCGTTAACCGGCACACGAACACACCAAGTTGAAGTCGAATCGCTCCAACCTGTTTGCCCTGTTTGTTCTTCAGCATTCCATGCTTGAACATCTATTGTTTCATCTATTGTTTCATCAGTTGGCGGTGAAATAACGGGGGAAATAACACCATCAGTATTTGGCATACCATCCCAGACCTGAATGTCATCCAATGCATGATATGTTAGTTCATTCGGGGAGTCAGCGCTAAAATTTGCTTGCACTAAAAAATAAGACGGACGTGATGAACTTCCGATTTTACCATCAGGCGCTTGCCATTCCCTGGAGACATTTAATGAAGATTCTCTATCAACGTCATACCATCCTCTAATTAAACCTGAATTAAAATTAATATATAATGAATATTTGTGCCAATTCCCATCAAATGCATTAACAAGCGGGGTTACTAACCCATCGTCAAGAAACCCACCTTCATCACCATTATAAAAGTACATTCTTGAATCATTAGAGCCAAGCTTAGTGTAAATATGCATATATACGGTCCCATAAACTCCGCCATCGGTTTGTACTCTTATCCATTTACACCTTCCACCTGAGGGCAGTCTTCCAAAAGAATCATCAATTCTTGCCCAAAAACTTATAAATATCTCCCCTGTATTGATATCTCTCTCGAAATCAATAGGACTTTGGCTGCATGAAGAACCATTCATACCAATATTCCCATTATCATTAACCGTCCCACTTGAAATACCTGGAATTGAAGGTGAAAAACTTCCACCACCGTCATTTCTCATAAAAAAATAATTCCCAGTATGGGGGGTCCAGTCTTGGTAAGATCTGATAACTTCCGAGCCATCTTCATGACTTTGACAATATTCAGCGTAAGAACTTGAAAAAGGATAACCAGGGGTTGATGAAATGCCCCCGCCCCAATTTTCAAAACCATAATCAATAATTTTATTAGACGCAGAACACACATTTGATGAGACAAACAATAGAACTAATATGATAAAGTATTTTTTCATTAAACATCCTCCATGAAATATTTAAATTTCAAACATGCAAATCGTATACCACATTAGATTTAAAATATATATAAATAAAAATAACATGCTGTCCAATTATAAACACCAAGACATTTTGAGTTGGACTCAGTCTAAAAGATATTAAAATTATTTAAAATAATAATAAACTAAGAAAATTTGAAATGTTCTATTAACAAAAATGCTTTTGTGGTTACCAAAAAAATTACAATAGATTAATTTAACATGACTTTCTCATTATGTCTGCAAAACGCCGTCGCCATCATCGATTTATTTTTACTTTATTCATAGCCTGACAGAGCCCACCGTTTAGAGGTTATTCCCTTCGGGGGACTGTCCAAACAAATGGGTCCATCGCAATATGACCTAACATCAGAGATGTCTTTCGTTTATCGAATTTGGAAACGAATTTTAAAAAAACCATCCGTAAAAACAAAAAGTAGGTCCGGTAAAGGAGAAGAGCTATCAGCAGAATCGATCTAATTATGAGGATGAACTGACAGGTAAACGTTACGGAGATGAGTGCATAAGGACTTTCATCGTCGTCGTATGTGTATTTATTTCAGGAACTCCCCTCCCGTTAAGAATAAAACAAGGGCAAATGTAAAAAATATTATACCTTATTTATTCTTCATATCTTTCAGTTTTTTGGGGACGACCTTATTTTTTATAATTTTTATAATTGAAAAAAATCTACCAGCAAGATAAACAAAATATAAAATTATTAACTGAAAATAAAATTCAACTTTTTTTGACTGATGAATTTTAAACGATGCACTAATGACAGGCAGAATTAAAAAAATGGACAAGCTTAAAAATAAAATTAAATCAGAAAGCCGAAAACATATACATATAATAATTAAAAAAAAACTTAGCCCAAAAATCAAACTTGCCCAAAACGGTTTATAAAATGGATTAACTTTCAGAATGTTGAACATTTCTTCACCATACCAAATTTCTTTTCTAAAACGATCTAATATTGTTTTGGGATAACGTAAATGCACCACAGATATATTGCTATCTTTAATAATTTTATACCCAGCCTTTATTATTCGTTGGCAAATATCATAATCCTCACCTGTTAAGAGATCCTCATTAAATCCATTGACCTTAATAAAGGCGCTTTTCAAAATAAACATGTTTGCAGTACAAAGAAAATCAACTTCATTGACACCAATAGGGCTTATCCCTCCTATCCATACTTTTTCAACCCATGTTCCATTATGTGGACAAATAGGAATACTACCAAATAAACCAATTTTAGTCTGATCGATATATTTTAAAGCCTCTTCTAACCAATTTGAAAAAGGAAGACAATCAGCATCTAAAAAAGCAAATATTTTACCCTCGGCATTTTGGGCGCCAATATTACGAAGCTTTGAAATATTGGCTTTAGCATCTATATAAACTTTAGCATTATTATTTTTTGCGATTTCAATACTTCGATCTGTAGAACCATTATCAACCAATATTATTTCAAAATCATTTTTATCAACAGATAGTTTATTAATTTCTGAAAATAATAAAGGCAAGAACTTTTCTTCATTATAACAAGGTATTATAATAGATATTTTTATATTTCGTATATTATCCATAATATTTAAATTCCCTTTCTCCCAAAACGCCACAATATGTCCATCCATATTTTACGTATATTTGAAAATTTATACAAATAACCCATTATTTTCCAGAATAAATGATAAAAAGGATATTTTACTTTATAAGCAGAATTATTAATAATCCGATTTTTATTATTAAAACGATTAATTGCTTTGACACTATCATCAATTTCAGGAAGACCATATTTATTTAAATATAAAAATTTACGATCAAGCCGCCATTTATTTTTTCTAAAATATGCTTTTAAAATAATTGACGATCTGGATAAAGAATTCCATTTATGAACACAATTATCCTGAAGTTCAATGTCAGGAAAAATAAAATTTCCTATACTATAATATACTTCTGTATTATTGAGTTTTTCATAGCCAAGAAGAACATGGGGATGATGCCCAATAATCATAGTTGCCCCACATTCTGTCAGAAATCTTGAAATCATAAGCTGTTCAGGCATAGGATGCCCAATATACTCTTTTCCCCAATGCAAAAACACCCAAATATCATCGACCTTATTTATAACTTTAGAAATATCTTCACGAATTAAATGAAGTTCCATAGGAGCAACTCCTGGCTCATTTTCTGTTGCAGCGATTGAACCTACATAAGGTGAAGTATCAGCATAAGACATGATTGCAATTTTTCGTCCCTTTAAATCAATTATCAAAGGTTTTCGTGCTTCATTAAGAGTTGAACCAGCCCCAACAAATAAAAATCCTTTTTGTTTACAACAATCTATTGTTTTAAGTAGTCCCTCACTTCCAAAATCATTCATATGATTATTAGCAAGTGTAAAAACATTTATATTTGCGATTCTCATTGATTCCAACAACTCTGGTTCTGTATAAATAACGGCTCTTCTTTGAGGCCGCATATTATCTGATCGAAATGGAGCTTCTAAATTACAAATAAATATATCAAATTTTTGATCATTTGTTATATTTGTAATAAATTTTTTAATACCATTTTTCTTATTAAGTAATTTTGGAGCCAACCAAACATCGCCAGCGAATAAAGTTTTAATCATCAGTATTGTCTCTTATAAGGTATAAAGTCTCGAAATTTACCTGATTTTTCTCGAGGTAAATAATCAACATATTTAATTTCAACTATAATATCATCGCCAAGAACATCTTTAGTTTTATTTATAATATATTTTTCAATTACATTGCCTACCGAGTCACCTACAAGTTGATAAGAAAAAATATTTTCTGATTTCTGTATGACCCTAAATTGTTTTAAATTTGTATTTTTTTCAGAAATACCTTTCATAATATAATAAAAAATGATGCTATGAAATTTCTTTTGACCATTAACTGTAAAAGACTCGCTTACACGGCCTTGTATTTTATTGATAATAGGAAATGGCAACCCGCAACTACAATATTTATTTGTTGGGGAAACTAAATCCCCAATCCTGTATCGAATTATTGGAAATGACAAATTATTTAAATCAGTAACTACTATTTCCTTAAAACAATTGTC comes from Bacteroidota bacterium and encodes:
- a CDS encoding glycosyltransferase yields the protein MKILHLIDSGGLYGAEIMLLNLATEQRKIGLSPVIGSIRKKGIPEKPIETEAMLRGLILKTFDMKPGPNIMGALDILRYARRENIDILHSHGYKTNIMLGFLPLWVRRIPIISTLHGWTSTGGWSKMRINEELDAFSLRFVDQIVLVNQGMLDKPKIRSLPHNKISVINNGIDFSYHEKSEEDTRLFAKIRQFTNTGHIIGSIGRLSIEKGFNYLLEAVRTLRQEYNEDVRLLLIGDGKLRQDLEKKTIAMGLEEYVMITGFIKNAKILLNIIDIYVISSLTEGLPITLLEAMASKTPVVATAVGGIPYVAQDEVNALLVPPMDSHAIVSAIRRLRNESELKDTLVRNSSFKVKREYHSLRMAEKYYQLYSKILK
- a CDS encoding CapA family protein; this encodes MNKKAVSQIKDDQQMQQKNVQLISVGDISFKGRFEDNPSDSLLNEMRPFFCSADMVIANLESPLVDQSMDSVPGKCTLRGSTKWATILKQMGVGLVSVANNHMMDFGEQGLFSTIKALDDAGIMHVGAGRNRHEACSPVVVEISQKKVAFFGRSSVEVSSRCYAGDQSPGVAYLQEDELLDTIKNVQENVDIIVVMLHWGIENYSYPSPSQRILAKKIIEAGANVLIGHHPHVLQGEEYIYNSVVSYSGGNFIFDEFFWPIIKEDGSKKYYKSIMNIQNRNSMMLKFDINENCVIKTIQIYTRINEDATVSIDLDKQRAIRYQILCKNLHLDRYDFLWKLYSIKREWDLRFKNEMTPWKILKKFYKIRPRHFREYALKLRRSIRISKGTSTNPYED
- a CDS encoding glycosyltransferase gives rise to the protein MDGHIVAFWEKGNLNIMDNIRNIKISIIIPCYNEEKFLPLLFSEINKLSVDKNDFEIILVDNGSTDRSIEIAKNNNAKVYIDAKANISKLRNIGAQNAEGKIFAFLDADCLPFSNWLEEALKYIDQTKIGLFGSIPICPHNGTWVEKVWIGGISPIGVNEVDFLCTANMFILKSAFIKVNGFNEDLLTGEDYDICQRIIKAGYKIIKDSNISVVHLRYPKTILDRFRKEIWYGEEMFNILKVNPFYKPFWASLIFGLSFFLIIICICFRLSDLILFLSLSIFLILPVISASFKIHQSKKVEFYFQLIILYFVYLAGRFFSIIKIIKNKVVPKKLKDMKNK
- a CDS encoding CapA family protein gives rise to the protein MIKTLFAGDVWLAPKLLNKKNGIKKFITNITNDQKFDIFICNLEAPFRSDNMRPQRRAVIYTEPELLESMRIANINVFTLANNHMNDFGSEGLLKTIDCCKQKGFLFVGAGSTLNEARKPLIIDLKGRKIAIMSYADTSPYVGSIAATENEPGVAPMELHLIREDISKVINKVDDIWVFLHWGKEYIGHPMPEQLMISRFLTECGATMIIGHHPHVLLGYEKLNNTEVYYSIGNFIFPDIELQDNCVHKWNSLSRSSIILKAYFRKNKWRLDRKFLYLNKYGLPEIDDSVKAINRFNNKNRIINNSAYKVKYPFYHLFWKIMGYLYKFSNIRKIWMDILWRFGRKGI